The DNA region AATGGCGCGCGCGCTGCCGGTGAATTGAAGGCGGGCGAGATACTGCAAGAAGTCGTCGTCAAGCAGACGCAGCGAACGCAGCGCAGCGATGTCCCCTTCCGTGAAGCAAGAATCTGCCAGTGCGTTCAGCATGTCATCCAGACCCGCGAATAGCAGGTATCCGCGATTGTCCGGCAGCCGGCGCACGAAAAGGCTAAAGCAAGCCTCCGCCGTAATGCCCGCCTGCCAGTATGCTTGTGCCATCGTCAGCTCGTACAGGTCAGTGAACAGGTTCAAAGATACGTCGTTAGCGGCGCTTTGCTGCGAGTTATGCGCGGTATATTGCATTTGCGATATGCTGCTATCGTTGTTCATCAGCGTCCGCCAAAGCGGATATATGCGTTCAATGTTATGGTCAGAGTTATGGACAGAATCAATGCGGCAACCTTTTCCTGCGATTGAGCATCATATTATCTGATACTCTGCGAATTAGAAACCGTTGTAGTTCCTTACTCTTGAAGGAAGGGGCTATTGATGAATGTACAATCTGGTATTATTTCTAGTACGTGAGATTAAATTGAAGATGAACATAAAGCTATATGCTAAGAACATTCTGCTGGGCGCGGTGGTTACACTGATGTGTGTGGCTGCGACTGCGTGCGCTGACAGTACGCCGGCAGCGCCAATACAATCGGCGACGCAACCCGCATCAGCGACATCTTCGACTGAGACAGCCCAGCGCGTGGATGCAATGCCGACTGCCGTGCCCGCGTCGCCTAGCGCCCAATCACCTGCCACGCCTGCGACCGCAGTACAGCCAAGCGCGATTGCGGCAATGCCGGTAACGCAAGCCATGCCGACAAGCACAGCTTCAGCTACGGTCGCCATTGCGCCCACAAGCGCGCCACAGCAACCCACACCAGCCACTGCTGCGACTTCCACGCCTGCGCCAAGCGCAACTTCCGAGCAACCGGCGGCGACCGCGACGACTGCCGCAACACCGCCAAGTGTGCCGCCCACCGCCGCTCCCGCTGACACGGCGACGCCCGAACCCTCGCCGGTGGTGGCTTTGACAACCCCTACTCCTGCATTGGGTGCAAACGACAGCACGGACAGCGGCGATGCAAGCTTGGACGCAAATATCGGCACAGAGGTCGGCGACATCGCGCCCGGATTCGTGCTGCCTAGCGCACTTAGTGGCGACTTTGATTTGTCGGCGTTCAGGGGCGAGAAGAATGTGGCTCTGGTGTTTTATCGCGCGTTCTGGTGACCGTTCTGCCGTGCTCAGCTCGTTGAGCTGACTGACCATTACGGGGAAATCGAAGGGCTGGATGCCATCGTGTTAGCGGTGAGTGCGGACGACCTTTCCGGCGCGACATCGGCAGCACAGAATTGGGGACCGCCTTTTCCTATCCTGTACAACTCGGATACGACCGTCATTGAGAATTACGGCGTCTTGGCGGGCAAAATATCCAAGCCGGCGACTTTCATCATCGACAAGAGCGGCGCCATACGCTGGAAGTACATCGGCGGCGACAAGGCAGACCGCCCTAGTCCGCAGGCAGTATTGGAGCAGCTGCGCGCACTTGAAGGGTAGTTTGCCGGGAAAGTTGGCGCACAATCTCAGGTGCCTGCTCCGCGCCGCTAGATTCGTCTCCCCAGTGCTTGTGCAAGTGCCGCGATGCACTGCCAGTTAGCAGTCTAACAGCGTATAAACGTCTAGTGTTCGCCGTGCCCTTGCAAGCCCAAGCCCGCGCATTTTTGAATAACGCGCGCCTTGACACATGTTGCCAATATATATAGGATTGGTTCATCGGGAGACCTAGATAATCTAGGGTTAACAACCTTATGGGAGGTGAGTATGGTTAGCATTGGCTTTACTATTTTCATTATACTCGCCGTCCTCATAGGCCTTACCATTGGGGCACTAGGTGGATACTTCGGGAGGGGGTTCCTGCAGAGGAAGTCCTACGACGCTGCTAAATCGGAAGCAGCGCAAATACTGGAAGACGCCGAAGACGAACGGCGCGCAATCGTAGTTGAGGGCAAAGAGGAAGCCCTACAGTTCCGCACGGAAGCAGAATCCGAAATCCGCGAACGCCGTTCCGATGTTCAGCGCACGGAGCGGCGCGTTGCTAATAGGCAGGAAAATGTCGAACGGCGCGCCAGCAATTTGGACCGCCGCGAAAGGAATCTGACCGATAAGGAAAAGTCGGTCAGCGACCTTAAGCAATCCCTGACCGAGCTTCAGGCGAATCGAAAGCAGAAAATCCGCGAGATGAATGAAGAGCACAAGCAGCAGCAAGAAGCGATGCGCTCCGAGCAGCTGGTTCGTCTCGAGGAAATCAGCGAGTTGTCCATGGCTGACGCGCGCAACGAGCTGATGTACAACGCGGAACAGGAAATCCAGCGCGACCTAGCAATCCGTTACCGCGCCCTCGAAGAGCAGGCAAGGATCGACGCCAATGAAAAGGCGCGCAATATCCTGTCGCTTGCCATTCATAGGTTCGCGGCAGATGTGGTCTCCGAAGCCACAGTAACCACAGTGCAACTCCCCAGTGACGACATGAAAGGTCGTCTCATAGGCCGTGAAGGGCGCAATATACGAGCAATCGAAAAGGCAACAGGCGTTGACCTGATAATAGACGACACACCGGAGGCGGTAACCCTTTCCTGCTTCGATCCCGTGCGCAGGGAAATCGCCCGCCTAGCCGTTACCAGTTTGGTATCGGACGGCAGGATACACCCTGCCCGCGTCGAAGAGATGGTGGGCAGGTCGGAAAAGGAAGTATCGGACATAATCTGGAAGTGCGGCGAAGAAGCCGCCCTCGAAGTCGGAGTGCGAGGTCTGCATCCGGATATCGTGCGGCTGCTCGGACGGCTGAAGTATCGCTATAGCTACGGCGAGAACGTGCTACAACACAGCATTGAAGTGGCACACTTGGCAAGCATGATCGCGTCTGAA from Chloroflexota bacterium includes:
- the rny gene encoding ribonuclease Y, with the translated sequence MVSIGFTIFIILAVLIGLTIGALGGYFGRGFLQRKSYDAAKSEAAQILEDAEDERRAIVVEGKEEALQFRTEAESEIRERRSDVQRTERRVANRQENVERRASNLDRRERNLTDKEKSVSDLKQSLTELQANRKQKIREMNEEHKQQQEAMRSEQLVRLEEISELSMADARNELMYNAEQEIQRDLAIRYRALEEQARIDANEKARNILSLAIHRFAADVVSEATVTTVQLPSDDMKGRLIGREGRNIRAIEKATGVDLIIDDTPEAVTLSCFDPVRREIARLAVTSLVSDGRIHPARVEEMVGRSEKEVSDIIWKCGEEAALEVGVRGLHPDIVRLLGRLKYRYSYGENVLQHSIEVAHLASMIASEVGANVKIAKAGGLLHDLGKALSHEIEGPHAEIGADIASKHSVAKAVCVCIAEHHDDVMSSTEAFIVAAADALSAARPGSRRDTAENYIKRLEKLEEVGRAFDGVEKCYAIQAGREVRVMVKPQSVDDATAAKMANDIVKKIESTLVYPGQIKVTVIRESRTVSYAR
- a CDS encoding redoxin domain-containing protein, giving the protein MTDHYGEIEGLDAIVLAVSADDLSGATSAAQNWGPPFPILYNSDTTVIENYGVLAGKISKPATFIIDKSGAIRWKYIGGDKADRPSPQAVLEQLRALEG